From Aristaeella lactis, the proteins below share one genomic window:
- a CDS encoding TrkH family potassium uptake protein gives MAFSVLFPSLLSETLPRFEDAFFETVSGLTTTGASVFTQETFDHAKRGIVFWRATTHWIGGMGVLVLTLALLPKLTGRTAHLVKAESPGPSLSKLVPKTGATAKILYKIYILLSLFEFVTLLICGMSPYDSAVHTMATAGTGGFSRYGDSIAHYNSVPIEIAITIFMFMFGVNFALYYKFLIGDRFKAFFHDEEFRWYFIFAFGFILLITVLNLGHYNGDFLTSLRYGSFQVSSIMSTTGFVTYDFNLWPAASHIIIVIAMLIGSCAGSTAGGIKVIRIIVLCKLSRRNVRATGQPKKMDVIRIDGKSVDEHMLSQIAQFAFMYIALILVGGFIMSLGSSYDLTTNLSASLTCVSNVGPGLGAVGPVENYAGFTVHAKLTASFLMLFGRLELLPLFILFTRSAWHKY, from the coding sequence TTGGCATTTTCGGTTCTGTTCCCTTCATTACTTTCAGAAACGCTTCCGCGTTTTGAAGACGCGTTTTTCGAAACGGTTTCCGGCCTGACTACGACAGGTGCAAGTGTTTTTACGCAGGAAACGTTTGATCATGCCAAACGAGGCATTGTTTTCTGGCGCGCAACAACACACTGGATCGGCGGTATGGGCGTCCTTGTTCTCACACTGGCTCTTCTGCCCAAGCTGACGGGCCGTACAGCGCATCTGGTAAAAGCCGAAAGTCCCGGACCTTCCCTGAGCAAACTTGTGCCCAAAACAGGCGCCACTGCCAAGATCCTTTATAAAATTTACATTCTTCTTTCACTGTTTGAATTTGTTACGCTGCTGATCTGCGGCATGTCTCCTTATGATTCCGCTGTCCATACCATGGCCACCGCGGGCACCGGCGGATTCAGCCGTTACGGGGACAGTATTGCGCATTACAACAGTGTTCCCATTGAAATAGCCATCACCATTTTCATGTTCATGTTTGGCGTGAACTTCGCACTGTATTACAAATTCCTGATTGGTGACAGGTTTAAGGCTTTTTTCCATGACGAGGAATTCCGCTGGTATTTTATTTTTGCCTTTGGTTTTATCCTGCTTATTACCGTCCTGAATCTGGGTCACTATAACGGGGATTTCCTTACCTCCCTGCGGTACGGATCTTTCCAGGTCAGTTCAATCATGTCGACCACAGGATTTGTTACCTATGACTTTAATCTGTGGCCGGCGGCCTCTCATATCATTATTGTCATTGCCATGCTGATCGGATCCTGCGCTGGTTCAACCGCAGGCGGCATCAAAGTAATCAGAATCATCGTCCTGTGCAAACTGTCCCGCAGGAATGTCCGTGCCACTGGACAGCCTAAAAAGATGGATGTTATCCGCATTGACGGAAAATCTGTGGATGAGCATATGCTTTCCCAGATTGCTCAGTTTGCGTTCATGTACATTGCGCTGATCCTGGTAGGCGGGTTTATTATGTCATTGGGAAGCAGTTATGATCTGACAACAAATCTTTCTGCTTCCCTGACTTGTGTGAGCAATGTCGGGCCGGGTCTGGGTGCAGTAGGCCCGGTTGAGAATTATGCGGGTTTCACTGTTCATGCCAAGCTTACCGCTTCATTCCTGATGCTTTTCGGCAGGCTGGAACTGCTTCCTCTGTTTATTCTCTTTACCCGTTCCGCCTGGCATAAATATTGA
- the trkA gene encoding Trk system potassium transporter TrkA, with amino-acid sequence MRIIVIGAGKVGYTLAEHLIAEEHDVIIIDKDDDVIERCSGSLDALCIRGNGANAKILLEAGVDKANIVIASTESDETNMLACLISKRLGAGYTIARIRDPEFNESQMLLQNELGIDVAINPERATALEISRLLRYPFAGSIESFAKGLVEMVEFRAQEEDCFIGIPMRDLAGKLPRLPRILYAMVERNNTVTIPGGDFTILPGDKVFVSGDMITITEYFRFLGRNKHKVRSVMLLGGGRISYYLSKLIVPMGIHVTLFEIDPVKARALSEQLPKVDVIEGDGTDQDLLEEQGLSQMDAFVSLSNRDEENLICGMHASRCGVPKVIAKNSRMAYQEILNDLGLDSVISPQFITSSTILRYVRARENSNGTKIERLYRLVGGKAEAIEFIARKGDSYIGIPLKDLTMKKGSLVSIIVHQGKIIVPFGNDHIEENDHVVIISVESGISDLNEVLYK; translated from the coding sequence ATGAGAATCATTGTGATCGGTGCAGGCAAAGTAGGTTATACCCTCGCGGAGCACCTCATTGCAGAAGAACACGATGTGATCATCATCGATAAGGATGATGACGTGATAGAAAGATGCAGCGGTTCCCTGGATGCACTCTGCATCCGCGGAAACGGAGCCAACGCTAAAATCCTGCTGGAGGCAGGAGTCGATAAGGCCAATATTGTGATTGCTTCAACGGAAAGCGATGAAACAAACATGCTGGCCTGCCTGATCTCCAAACGACTGGGTGCCGGCTATACCATCGCCAGAATACGTGATCCTGAGTTTAACGAAAGCCAGATGCTGCTCCAGAATGAACTTGGTATCGATGTGGCAATTAACCCTGAACGGGCAACCGCGCTCGAAATAAGCCGCCTGCTTCGTTATCCTTTCGCGGGAAGCATTGAATCTTTTGCCAAGGGCCTGGTTGAAATGGTGGAATTCCGTGCCCAGGAAGAAGATTGTTTCATTGGAATCCCGATGCGGGATCTGGCCGGAAAACTTCCCCGTCTGCCCCGTATTCTGTATGCCATGGTTGAAAGGAATAATACGGTCACAATTCCCGGCGGTGATTTTACCATTCTTCCCGGCGACAAGGTTTTCGTGTCGGGCGATATGATCACGATTACGGAGTATTTTCGTTTTCTTGGCAGAAACAAACATAAAGTACGCAGCGTCATGCTGCTGGGCGGAGGCAGAATTTCCTATTACCTCAGCAAGCTGATCGTTCCCATGGGAATCCATGTGACTCTTTTTGAAATTGATCCTGTCAAAGCGCGTGCCCTGAGTGAACAGCTCCCCAAAGTGGACGTGATCGAGGGAGATGGTACGGACCAGGATCTTCTGGAGGAACAGGGTCTTTCACAGATGGATGCTTTTGTTTCCTTAAGCAACAGGGATGAGGAAAACCTGATCTGCGGTATGCACGCTTCCCGGTGCGGAGTTCCCAAAGTCATCGCTAAAAACAGCCGCATGGCTTATCAGGAAATCCTGAACGACCTGGGACTCGATTCCGTTATCAGTCCGCAGTTTATTACCAGTTCCACCATTCTTCGTTATGTCAGAGCAAGGGAAAACAGCAACGGTACCAAAATTGAAAGACTTTACCGTCTTGTCGGCGGAAAGGCTGAAGCGATTGAATTCATTGCCCGCAAAGGTGATTCCTATATAGGCATTCCGTTAAAGGATCTGACCATGAAAAAGGGATCCCTGGTTTCGATTATTGTTCATCAGGGAAAAATCATTGTGCCTTTCGGTAATGACCACATTGAGGAAAATGACCACGTTGTAATCATTTCCGTTGAATCTGGTATTTCCGATCTGAATGAGGTGCTCTACAAATGA
- a CDS encoding pseudouridine synthase produces the protein MRLQKYLASCGVASRRSAEKMILDGRITVNGEVVNILGTQVDEQADTVQVDGVTVSPETEKHYIAYNKPVGEVTTVSDPEGRATVMDRFRDYPVRLFPVGRLDYDSEGLLLLTNDGDLMNQLLHPSFEIKKSYLTRVSNIVTEDEIRLLRKGVMIDGKLTSPAEVRLIRHDAFSTELLITIHEGRNRQVRKMIDAIGHQVVRLKRVRFGPVSLGDLPSGMWRKLTDDEIRKLRP, from the coding sequence ATGCGTCTTCAGAAATATCTGGCTTCCTGCGGCGTTGCTTCCCGGAGAAGCGCTGAAAAAATGATTCTGGACGGCCGTATTACCGTTAACGGCGAAGTGGTGAACATTCTCGGCACACAGGTGGATGAGCAGGCTGATACGGTTCAGGTAGACGGAGTTACAGTATCCCCTGAAACGGAAAAGCATTATATCGCTTACAACAAGCCTGTCGGTGAAGTGACGACTGTATCCGATCCCGAAGGCCGGGCCACTGTCATGGATCGATTCAGGGATTATCCTGTGAGGCTTTTTCCTGTCGGCCGCCTGGACTATGACAGTGAAGGCCTGCTTCTTCTTACAAACGATGGAGATTTAATGAATCAGCTTCTTCATCCCAGTTTTGAAATCAAAAAATCCTATCTCACCAGGGTTTCCAATATTGTTACCGAAGATGAGATCCGTCTTCTGCGCAAAGGCGTTATGATAGACGGAAAACTGACGTCTCCCGCTGAAGTCAGGCTGATCCGCCATGACGCTTTTTCAACAGAACTGCTGATTACAATCCATGAGGGCCGGAACCGGCAGGTTCGTAAAATGATCGATGCCATCGGGCATCAGGTTGTCCGCCTGAAAAGGGTACGTTTTGGCCCTGTCAGCCTGGGCGATCTTCCTTCCGGTATGTGGCGCAAACTGACAGATGATGAGATTCGTAAACTGAGACCTTGA